In a genomic window of Amphiura filiformis unplaced genomic scaffold, Afil_fr2py scaffold_32, whole genome shotgun sequence:
- the LOC140143902 gene encoding uncharacterized protein: MMAYLKVKRSALTFGRELGEGGFSTVYQATWRQSILKRQEVAVKRLLKVNPSEVEIMSKLYHPNIVKLLAVVEESPDYFLIMVLCTGGSLRSYLNQRHGKRLPLDKLCDLAKQAALPLKYLREMGILHKDVKSPNYLIADGNVLKLTDFGIAKNLKETMSDATQSASYPWMAPELMKDLKLSPTYDIHSYGVVVWELLTLEVPFQGLEPQVVVMRICGDNERPPIPPDCPRPIADLLRKCWEVDWRKRPSIDEVLLAISDTLAAAASAKAARQRHILNGPWMLERKIGGDGPGKLQMSRGIAVNHQGDVCVADANAAKVQVYNQQGMYKLSLDSKHMHWTYSSPREVIVSSDGSLHISDETQFIQVYSPDGVYREKWPAVSPQHKSSAHEDTSLCGLTMDAEGQLLVGEIKKRYVSKHKGDGSHISSIRVGIEPKSLAVTSDDAIIISDWRDLSSVHIVDSAGQLLHTVNHAAHVQRWMPAGIACIEDIICVCNFYNKYIHCFSVSGEYLGDIAISVPGKARCLAFTADGKQLMISYSGTHSCVAVYKLQSYHFKGLVLSFKI; encoded by the exons ATGATGGCTTATTTGAAAGTGAAACGATCTGCTCTGACTTTCGGACGTGAACTTGGTGAAGGTGGTTTCAGCACTGTCTACCAAGCAACTTGGAGGCAGTCAATATTGAAACGACAAGAGGTTGCTGTAAAGAGACTTCTTAAAGTTAATCCAAGTGAGGTTGAAATCATGTCCAAACTTTACCATCCAAATATAGTGAAGCTGTTAGCGGTTGTTGAAGAGAGTCCCGATTACTTTTTGATCATGGTGCTCTGCACAGGAGGTTCGCTGAGGTCCTATCTAAATCAGCGTCATGGTAAGCGACTGCCATTAGATAAACTCTGTGATTTAGCAAAGCAGGCTGCGTTACCGCTAAAGTATCTGAGAGAGATGGGGATATTGCACAAAGATGTGAAATCGCCCAACTACTTGATCGCCGATGGAAACGTCTTAAAGTTGACTGATTTTGGGATAGCGAAGAACCTTAAAGAAACTATGAGTGATGCAACACAATCAGCTTCCTACCCCTGGATGGCCCCTGAACTGATGAAAGATCTGAAGCTATCGCCTACATATGATATCCACTCCTATGGTGTAGTTGTATGGGAACTTTTGACACTTGAGGTGCCCTTTCAGGGTTTGGAACCACAAGTTGTTGTGATGAGAATCTGCGGGGACAATGAGCGTCCACCAATCCCTCCGGACTGCCCTCGGCCAATTGCTGATTTGTTGAGGAAATGTTGGGAAGTAGACTGGCGCAAGAGACCCAGTATTGATGAGGTCCTCCTTGCG ATATCTGATACACTAGCTGCAGCAGCATCAGCCAAGGCAGCTAGACAACGACATATACTTAATGGTCCCTGGATGCTTGAGAGGAAGATTGGTGGGGATGGACCTGGTAAGCTGCAAATGTCACGGGGTATTGCAGTCAACCATCAAGGAGATGTATGTGTAGCAGATGCGAATGCAGCCAAGGTACAGGTGTACAATCAACAAGGCATGTACAAACTCAGCCTAGATTCCAAGCACATGCATTGGACATACTCCTCTCCTAGAGAAGTCATTGTAAGCTCAGATGGTAGTTTGCATATTTCTGATGAGACACAGTTCATTCAAGTCTATAGTCCCGATGGAGTGTATAGAGAAAAGTGGCCTGCAGTGTCACCTCAACACAAATCATCAGCTCATGAGGACACGAGTCTATGTGGTCTAACCATGGATGCTGAGGGTCAGTTACTGGTAGGAGAAATCAAGAAGAGATACGTCAGCAAACACAAGGGCGATGGTTCACATATTTCAAGCATCAGGGTAGGCATTGAACCAAAGTCACTCGCTGTGACATCAGATGATGCAATTATCATAAGTGACTGGCGCGATTTAAGTTCAGTGCATATTGTAGATAGTGCAGGACAATTGTTGCACACTGTCAACCATGCAGCTCATGTCCAAAGATGGATGCCTGCAGGAATTGCCTGCATTGAGGACATCATCTGTGTTTGTAACTTTTATAATAAGTACATCCATTGTTTCTCTGTATCTGGTGAATACCTGGGAGATATCGCCATCAGTGTGCCAGGTAAAGCCAGATGTCTTGCCTTCACAGCAGATGGGAAGCAATTGATGATATCATATTCTGGTACCCACTCTTGTGTAGCTGTGTATAAGCTGCAATCATATCATTTTAAAGGGCTGGTTTTGTCATTCAAAATATAA